One window of Candidatus Mycobacterium wuenschmannii genomic DNA carries:
- the dinB gene encoding DNA polymerase IV yields the protein MFVSSGEAEILHADLDSFYASVEQRDDPGLRGRPVIVGGGVVLAASYEAKAFGVRTAMGGAQARRLCPQAVVVPPRMNAYSLASEAVFEVFRDTSPLVEAISVDEAFLDVSGLRRVSGTPVQIAARLRGDVRDRVGLPITVGIARTKFLAKVASQEAKPDGLLLVPPGRELAFLHPLPVRRLWGVGAVTADKLRAHGIETVADVAELGESMLAAMVGPAMGRQLYALAHNIDRRRVTTGVRRRSVGAQRALGRAGNGMSAAEIDAVVIGLIDRIAGRMRAAGRTGRTVTLRLRFNDFGRATRSHTMSRSTCSTDALLGTARRLVAAAAPLIAERGLTLVGFAVSEIDRDGAEQLVLPFTTGAEPGVVDAAIDSVRRRYGKTALTRGVLVGRNVGVEMPHLPD from the coding sequence GTGTTCGTGTCGTCTGGTGAGGCCGAGATCCTGCATGCCGATCTCGACTCGTTCTATGCCTCCGTCGAGCAACGCGACGACCCCGGACTGCGCGGGCGCCCGGTGATCGTCGGCGGCGGGGTGGTGCTCGCCGCCAGCTACGAGGCCAAGGCCTTCGGGGTACGGACGGCGATGGGCGGCGCTCAGGCGCGGCGACTGTGCCCGCAGGCCGTGGTGGTGCCGCCGCGGATGAACGCCTACTCGCTCGCCAGCGAGGCGGTGTTCGAGGTCTTCCGCGACACCTCCCCATTGGTCGAGGCCATCTCGGTGGACGAGGCCTTTCTCGACGTGAGCGGGCTGCGGCGGGTGTCTGGGACGCCGGTGCAGATCGCGGCGCGGCTGCGCGGCGACGTCCGCGACCGGGTCGGCCTGCCGATCACGGTCGGTATCGCCCGCACGAAGTTCCTGGCCAAAGTCGCCAGTCAAGAGGCCAAACCCGATGGGCTGCTGCTGGTTCCGCCCGGGCGCGAGCTGGCGTTCCTGCACCCCCTGCCGGTGCGCCGGTTGTGGGGCGTGGGCGCGGTGACGGCCGACAAGTTGCGCGCGCACGGCATCGAGACGGTGGCCGACGTGGCCGAACTCGGGGAGTCGATGCTGGCCGCGATGGTGGGGCCGGCGATGGGCCGGCAGCTGTATGCGCTGGCGCACAACATCGATCGCCGCCGGGTGACGACGGGAGTGCGCCGTCGGTCGGTGGGGGCGCAGCGGGCTCTGGGCCGGGCGGGTAACGGCATGTCGGCCGCCGAGATCGACGCGGTCGTGATCGGGCTGATCGACCGGATCGCCGGCCGGATGCGCGCCGCCGGGCGGACCGGGCGGACCGTCACATTACGGTTGCGGTTCAACGACTTTGGCCGCGCGACCCGCTCACACACGATGTCTCGGTCGACCTGCTCGACCGACGCGTTGCTGGGCACGGCCCGCCGGTTGGTCGCCGCCGCGGCGCCACTGATCGCCGAGCGCGGGCTGACGCTCGTCGGGTTTGCCGTCTCGGAGATCGATCGCGACGGCGCCGAGCAATTGGTGCTGCCCTTCACCACGGGTGCCGAGCCCGGCGTTGTCGATGCCGCCATCGACAGCGTGCGGCGCCGCTACGGCAAGACCGCGCTCACGCGCGGCGTGCTGGTCGGTCGCAACGTCGGCGTGGAGATGCCGCATCTGCCGGACTGA
- the gltB gene encoding glutamate synthase large subunit, which translates to MAPNHPGSQGLYNPAFEHDSCGVAMVVDMHGRRSRDIVDKAITALVNLEHRGAQGAEPHSGDGAGILIQVPDAFFRAIVDFDLPEAGSYATGIAFLPQSSKDAATACAAVEKIVEAEGLQVLGWRNVPTDEASLGALARDAMPTFRQIFIAGADGMTLERRAYVIRKRAEHELGTKGPGQDGPGRETVYFPSLSGQTFVYKGMLTTPQLKAFYLDLQDNRLTSALGIVHSRFSTNTFPSWPLAHPFRRIAHNGEINTVTGNENWMRAREALIETDVFGSRDDVDKLFPICTPGASDTARFDEALELLHLGGRSLPHAVLMMIPEAWERHPSMDPARRAFYEYHASLMEPWDGPASMTFTDGTVVGAVLDRNGLRPSRIWVTEDGLVVMASEAGVLDLDPSKVVRRMRLQPGRMFLVNMTEGRIVSDEEIKAELAAEQPYQEWLDKGLIPLAELPQGDYERMLEHRVVLRQLVFGYTYEELNMLVAPMARTGAEPIGSMGTDTPVAVLSQRPRMLYDYFQQLFAQVTNPPLDAIREEVVTSVEGTVGPEGDLLNPTPDSCRQIHLKQPILRNHELAKLINLDPDVEVNGRRHGLRSKVIRCLYPVAENGAGLKAALDTVREQTSAAIADGARIIILSDRESDEKLAPIPSLLAVSAVHHHLVRERSRTKVGLVVETGDAREVHHMAALIGFGAAAINPYMAFESIEVMLDRGDFADLDRDKALNNYIKAASKGVLKVMSKMGISTLASYTGAQLFQAVGVDEDVLGEYFTGLTCPTGGINLSDIAADVATRHALAFLDRPDERAHRELEVGGDYQWRREGEYHLFNPDTVFKLQHSTRTGQYKVFKEYTDLVDNQSERMASLRGLLQFREGLRPPVPLDEVEPASEIVKRFSTGAMSYGSISAEAHETLAIAMNRLGGRSNSGEGGENIARFERESNGDWRRSAIKQVASARFGVTSHYLSNCSDIQIKMAQGAKPGEGGQLPAGKVYPWIAEVRHSTPGVGLISPPPHHDIYSIEDLAQLIHDLKNANPQARIHVKLVSENGVGTVAAGVSKAHADVVLISGHDGGTGATPLTSMKHAGAPWELGLAETQQTLLLNGLRDRIVVQVDGQLKTGRDVMVAALLGAEEFGFATAPLVVTGCVMMRVCHLDTCPVGVATQNPVLRERFTGKPEFVENFFLFIAEEVREYLAQLGFRTINEAVGQVGSLDTTLARAHWKAHKLDLSPVLHEPESAFMNQDLYNSSKQDHGLDKALDQQLIIMSREALDSKKPVNFSTTIANVNRTVGTMLGHEVTKAYGGQGLPDGTIDITFTGSAGNSFGAFLPSGITLRVYGDANDYVGKGLSGGRVVVRPSDNAPADYVAEDNIIGGNVILFGATSGQAFLRGAVGERFAVRNSGAHAVVEGVGDHGCEYMTGGKVAILGSTGRNFAAGMSGGIAYVYDPEEALEANLNSEMVELETLDDDDLEWLHGMLQAHIDATDSAVGQRILADWGAEQKRFAKVMPRDYKRVLEAIAEAERNGTDPDEAIMAAASA; encoded by the coding sequence ATGGCGCCCAACCACCCGGGCTCCCAAGGGCTCTACAACCCCGCATTCGAGCACGACTCGTGCGGGGTGGCCATGGTCGTCGACATGCACGGCCGGCGCAGCCGCGACATCGTCGACAAGGCCATCACCGCGCTGGTCAACCTCGAGCACCGCGGTGCCCAGGGCGCCGAGCCGCACAGCGGTGACGGCGCCGGCATCCTGATCCAGGTTCCCGACGCCTTCTTCCGCGCGATCGTCGACTTCGACCTGCCCGAGGCGGGCAGCTACGCCACCGGCATCGCCTTCCTGCCGCAGTCGTCCAAAGACGCCGCCACCGCCTGCGCTGCCGTCGAGAAGATCGTCGAGGCCGAAGGCCTGCAGGTGCTGGGCTGGCGCAACGTGCCCACCGACGAGGCCTCGCTGGGCGCGCTGGCCCGCGACGCGATGCCGACCTTCCGCCAGATCTTCATCGCCGGCGCCGACGGCATGACCCTCGAGCGCCGCGCCTACGTGATCCGCAAGCGCGCCGAGCACGAGCTGGGCACCAAGGGCCCCGGCCAGGACGGACCCGGTCGCGAAACCGTCTATTTCCCAAGCCTTTCCGGTCAGACCTTCGTCTACAAGGGCATGCTGACCACACCGCAGCTCAAGGCGTTCTACCTCGACCTGCAGGACAACCGGCTCACCAGCGCGCTGGGCATCGTGCACTCGCGGTTCTCCACCAACACGTTCCCGTCATGGCCGCTGGCGCACCCGTTCCGCCGCATCGCGCACAACGGCGAGATCAACACCGTCACCGGCAACGAGAACTGGATGCGCGCCCGCGAGGCGCTGATCGAGACCGACGTGTTCGGTTCCCGCGACGATGTGGACAAGCTGTTCCCGATCTGCACCCCGGGCGCCTCGGACACCGCGCGCTTCGACGAGGCGCTGGAACTGCTGCACCTCGGTGGCCGCAGCCTGCCGCACGCCGTGCTGATGATGATCCCGGAGGCCTGGGAGCGGCACCCGTCGATGGACCCCGCGCGGCGGGCGTTCTACGAGTACCACGCCTCGCTGATGGAGCCGTGGGACGGACCGGCGTCGATGACGTTCACCGACGGCACCGTCGTCGGCGCGGTGCTGGACCGCAATGGCCTTCGCCCATCCCGCATCTGGGTGACCGAGGACGGCCTCGTGGTGATGGCGTCCGAGGCCGGCGTGCTGGATCTGGACCCGTCGAAGGTGGTCCGCCGGATGCGGCTGCAGCCGGGCCGGATGTTCCTGGTGAACATGACCGAGGGCCGCATCGTCTCCGACGAGGAGATCAAGGCCGAGCTGGCCGCCGAACAGCCCTACCAGGAATGGCTCGACAAGGGCCTGATCCCGCTGGCCGAGCTGCCGCAGGGCGACTACGAGCGGATGCTCGAGCACCGGGTGGTGTTGCGCCAGTTGGTGTTCGGCTACACCTACGAAGAGCTCAACATGCTGGTTGCGCCGATGGCCCGCACCGGCGCCGAGCCGATCGGCTCGATGGGCACCGACACCCCCGTCGCGGTGCTCTCGCAACGCCCGCGGATGCTCTACGACTACTTCCAGCAGCTGTTCGCCCAGGTGACCAACCCGCCGCTGGACGCCATCCGTGAAGAGGTGGTCACCAGCGTCGAGGGCACCGTCGGCCCGGAGGGCGACCTGCTCAACCCGACGCCGGACTCCTGCCGCCAGATTCACCTCAAGCAGCCGATCCTGCGTAACCACGAACTGGCCAAACTCATCAACCTCGACCCCGACGTGGAAGTCAACGGACGTCGGCATGGACTGCGCTCCAAGGTGATTCGCTGTCTGTACCCGGTCGCCGAGAATGGCGCCGGGCTCAAGGCCGCACTCGACACGGTGCGCGAGCAGACGTCGGCGGCGATCGCCGACGGAGCGCGGATCATCATTCTCTCCGACCGGGAGTCCGACGAGAAGTTGGCGCCGATCCCGTCGCTGCTCGCCGTCTCGGCCGTGCACCACCACCTGGTCCGGGAACGCAGCCGCACCAAGGTCGGCCTGGTCGTGGAGACCGGTGACGCCCGCGAGGTGCACCACATGGCCGCGCTGATCGGCTTCGGCGCCGCCGCGATCAACCCCTACATGGCGTTCGAGTCGATCGAGGTCATGCTCGATCGCGGCGACTTCGCGGACCTCGACCGCGACAAAGCACTGAACAACTACATCAAGGCCGCCAGCAAGGGTGTGCTGAAGGTGATGTCCAAGATGGGCATCTCGACGCTGGCCTCCTACACCGGCGCGCAGCTGTTCCAGGCCGTCGGCGTCGACGAGGACGTGCTCGGCGAGTACTTCACCGGCCTGACCTGCCCCACCGGCGGCATCAACCTGTCCGACATCGCCGCCGACGTCGCGACCCGGCACGCGCTGGCGTTCCTGGACCGCCCCGACGAGCGGGCGCACCGCGAACTCGAGGTCGGCGGCGATTACCAGTGGCGCCGCGAGGGCGAGTACCACCTGTTCAACCCGGACACGGTGTTCAAGCTGCAGCACTCGACCCGCACCGGGCAGTACAAGGTCTTCAAGGAGTACACCGACCTCGTCGACAACCAGAGCGAGCGGATGGCGTCGCTGCGCGGCCTGCTGCAGTTCCGGGAGGGGCTGCGCCCGCCGGTGCCGCTCGACGAGGTCGAGCCGGCCAGCGAAATCGTCAAGCGCTTCTCCACCGGCGCGATGAGCTACGGGTCGATCTCCGCCGAGGCACACGAGACGCTGGCGATCGCGATGAACCGCCTTGGCGGACGGTCGAACTCGGGTGAGGGCGGCGAGAACATCGCCCGCTTCGAGCGGGAAAGCAACGGCGACTGGCGGCGCAGCGCGATCAAGCAGGTGGCCTCGGCCCGCTTCGGCGTCACCTCGCACTACCTGAGCAACTGCTCCGACATTCAGATCAAGATGGCTCAGGGTGCGAAACCCGGTGAGGGCGGCCAGCTTCCGGCCGGCAAGGTCTACCCGTGGATCGCCGAGGTCCGGCACTCCACCCCGGGTGTGGGCCTGATCTCGCCGCCGCCGCACCACGACATCTACTCGATCGAGGACCTGGCTCAACTGATCCACGACCTCAAGAACGCCAACCCGCAGGCCCGGATTCACGTGAAGCTGGTGTCCGAGAACGGTGTCGGCACCGTCGCCGCCGGTGTCTCCAAGGCGCACGCGGACGTGGTGTTGATCTCCGGCCACGACGGCGGCACCGGGGCCACCCCGCTGACGTCGATGAAGCACGCCGGCGCGCCGTGGGAGCTCGGCCTGGCCGAGACCCAGCAGACGTTGCTGCTCAACGGGTTACGCGACCGGATCGTGGTCCAGGTCGACGGACAGCTCAAGACCGGCCGCGACGTGATGGTCGCCGCGCTGCTCGGCGCCGAGGAATTCGGTTTCGCCACGGCACCTTTGGTGGTGACCGGCTGCGTGATGATGCGGGTGTGCCACCTGGACACCTGCCCCGTCGGCGTGGCCACCCAGAACCCGGTGTTGCGCGAGCGGTTCACCGGCAAGCCAGAATTCGTGGAGAACTTCTTCCTGTTCATCGCCGAAGAGGTCCGGGAGTACTTGGCGCAGTTGGGCTTCCGCACCATCAACGAGGCGGTCGGTCAGGTCGGCTCGCTGGACACCACGCTGGCCCGCGCGCATTGGAAGGCGCACAAGCTCGACCTGTCGCCGGTGCTGCACGAGCCGGAGTCGGCGTTTATGAACCAGGACCTCTACAACAGCTCCAAGCAGGACCACGGCCTGGACAAGGCGCTGGACCAGCAGCTGATCATCATGAGCCGCGAGGCGCTGGACTCGAAGAAGCCGGTCAACTTCTCCACCACCATCGCCAACGTCAACCGCACGGTCGGAACGATGCTGGGCCACGAGGTGACGAAAGCCTATGGCGGCCAAGGCCTGCCGGATGGCACCATCGACATCACCTTCACCGGGTCCGCCGGCAACAGCTTCGGCGCATTCCTGCCCAGCGGTATCACGCTGCGGGTCTACGGCGACGCCAACGACTACGTCGGCAAGGGATTGTCGGGCGGGCGCGTCGTGGTCCGGCCGTCGGACAACGCCCCGGCGGACTACGTCGCCGAGGACAACATCATCGGCGGCAACGTCATCCTGTTCGGCGCCACCAGCGGCCAGGCGTTCCTGCGCGGCGCGGTGGGCGAGCGGTTCGCGGTGCGTAACTCCGGTGCGCACGCGGTGGTCGAAGGCGTCGGCGATCACGGCTGCGAATACATGACCGGCGGCAAGGTGGCGATCCTGGGCAGCACCGGCCGCAACTTCGCTGCCGGGATGTCCGGCGGCATCGCCTACGTCTACGACCCCGAGGAAGCCTTGGAAGCCAACCTCAACTCCGAGATGGTCGAACTCGAGACCCTTGACGACGACGACCTGGAATGGCTGCACGGAATGCTGCAAGCACACATCGATGCCACGGATTCCGCGGTCGGCCAACGCATTCTGGCGGACTGGGGTGCCGAGCAGAAGCGCTTCGCCAAGGTGATGCCGCGCGACTACAAGCGGGTACTCGAGGCGATCGCCGAGGCCGAGCGCAACGGCACCGATCCCGACGAGGCGATCATGGCGGCCGCCAGTGCCTGA
- a CDS encoding PHP domain-containing protein yields MDPVAALREIAYFKDRAREESRRVMAYRNAADIVERLDDAERERHGQANSWQSLPGIGPKTAKVIAQAWSGREPDALVELRSKAEDLGGGEIRAALRGDLHLHSNWSDGSANIDEMMATAQALGHEYCALTDHSPRLTVANGLSAERLRKQLDVIDELRDRFAPMRILTGIEVDILDDGSLDQEEELLERLDIVVASVHSKLSMESAAMTRRMVRAVSNPHADVLGHCTGRLVAGNRGVRKESTFDAEAVFTACLENDTAVEINSRPERRDPPTRLLNLALEIGCDFSIDTDAHAPGQLDFLGYGAQRALDAGVPVDRIVNTWPVEQLLARTHRN; encoded by the coding sequence ATGGACCCGGTAGCCGCTCTGCGCGAGATCGCCTACTTCAAGGACCGCGCCCGCGAAGAATCCCGGCGGGTGATGGCCTACCGCAACGCCGCCGACATCGTCGAGCGTCTGGACGACGCGGAGCGTGAGCGGCACGGCCAGGCCAACAGCTGGCAGTCCCTGCCGGGCATCGGCCCCAAGACCGCGAAGGTGATCGCCCAGGCCTGGTCCGGCCGCGAACCCGATGCGCTGGTCGAATTGCGTTCGAAGGCAGAGGATCTCGGCGGCGGCGAGATTCGCGCGGCGCTGCGCGGCGATTTGCACCTGCACTCGAACTGGTCGGACGGTTCCGCCAACATCGATGAGATGATGGCCACCGCGCAGGCGCTCGGCCACGAGTACTGCGCGCTCACCGATCATTCGCCCCGACTGACGGTCGCCAACGGGCTGTCGGCCGAGCGGCTGCGCAAACAACTCGACGTGATCGACGAGCTGCGAGATCGGTTCGCGCCCATGCGAATCCTGACCGGTATCGAAGTCGACATCCTCGACGACGGCAGCCTCGACCAGGAGGAGGAACTGCTCGAGCGCCTCGACATCGTGGTGGCCAGCGTGCACTCCAAGTTGTCGATGGAGTCCGCGGCGATGACCCGGCGCATGGTCCGCGCCGTCAGCAATCCACACGCCGACGTGCTCGGGCATTGCACCGGACGGCTGGTGGCCGGAAACCGCGGCGTCCGCAAAGAGTCGACGTTCGACGCCGAAGCGGTGTTCACCGCATGCCTCGAAAACGACACCGCCGTCGAGATCAATTCGCGGCCCGAGCGCCGCGATCCGCCGACCCGGCTGCTGAACCTCGCGCTCGAGATCGGCTGCGACTTCAGCATCGACACCGACGCGCACGCGCCGGGCCAACTCGACTTCCTGGGCTACGGCGCGCAGCGCGCTCTGGACGCCGGTGTGCCCGTCGACCGCATCGTCAACACCTGGCCGGTCGAGCAGTTGCTGGCCCGCACGCATCGAAATTAG
- a CDS encoding glutamate synthase subunit beta yields the protein MPDPKGFLKHTHRETPKRRAVDLRLKDWNEVYEDFPHANLQTQASRCMDCGIPFCHNGCPLGNLIPEWNDLVRTDRWREAIERLHATNNFPEFTGRLCPAPCESSCVLGINQDAVTIKQIEVEIIDNAFDEGWVVPLPPDELTGKKVAVVGSGPAGLAAAQQLTRAGHSVTVFERADAIGGLLRYGIPEFKMEKRHLDRRLEQMRAEGTEFRAGVNVGVDITAKELTSDFDAVVLAGGATAWRDLPIPGRELDGIYQAMEYLPWGNRYAAGQLDEPPITAKGKKVVIIGGGDTGADCLGTAHRQLAETIHQFEIMPRPPETRAASTPWPTYAMMFRVSSAHEEGGERVFSVNTEEFVGKDGHVTALRVHEVTQQDGKFVKTEGSDFELEADLVLLAMGFVGPEHKGLLTDLGVELTDRGNVARNNNFESTVPGVFVAGDAGRGQSLIVWAIAEGRAAAAGVDRFLMGETALPAPIVPTAAPQR from the coding sequence GTGCCTGATCCCAAGGGTTTCCTCAAGCACACCCACCGCGAGACGCCCAAGCGCCGCGCGGTCGACCTGCGCCTCAAGGACTGGAACGAGGTCTACGAAGACTTCCCGCACGCCAACCTGCAGACTCAGGCGAGTCGCTGCATGGACTGTGGAATTCCGTTCTGCCACAACGGTTGCCCGCTGGGTAACCTGATCCCGGAGTGGAACGACCTGGTCCGCACCGACCGGTGGCGCGAGGCCATCGAGCGGTTGCACGCGACCAACAACTTCCCGGAGTTCACCGGCCGGCTCTGCCCGGCGCCGTGCGAATCGTCCTGTGTGCTGGGCATCAACCAGGATGCGGTGACGATCAAGCAGATCGAAGTCGAGATCATCGACAACGCCTTCGACGAGGGCTGGGTCGTCCCGCTGCCGCCCGACGAGTTGACCGGCAAGAAGGTTGCCGTCGTCGGCTCCGGCCCGGCCGGGCTGGCCGCCGCACAGCAGCTGACCCGCGCCGGCCACTCGGTGACGGTGTTCGAGCGCGCCGACGCCATCGGCGGCCTGCTGCGGTACGGCATCCCCGAGTTCAAGATGGAGAAGCGCCATCTCGACCGCCGGCTGGAGCAGATGCGGGCCGAGGGCACCGAGTTCCGCGCCGGCGTCAACGTCGGGGTCGACATCACCGCCAAGGAACTGACGTCGGACTTCGACGCGGTGGTGCTGGCGGGCGGCGCGACCGCGTGGCGTGACCTGCCGATCCCCGGCCGCGAGCTGGACGGCATCTACCAGGCGATGGAGTATCTGCCCTGGGGCAACCGTTACGCCGCGGGGCAATTGGACGAACCGCCGATCACCGCCAAGGGCAAGAAGGTCGTCATCATCGGCGGTGGCGACACCGGCGCCGACTGCCTCGGCACCGCCCACCGGCAGCTGGCGGAGACCATCCACCAGTTCGAGATCATGCCGCGCCCGCCGGAGACCCGCGCCGCGTCCACCCCGTGGCCGACCTACGCGATGATGTTCCGCGTCTCGTCGGCGCACGAAGAAGGTGGCGAGCGCGTGTTCTCGGTCAACACCGAGGAATTCGTCGGCAAGGACGGCCACGTCACGGCGCTCAGGGTGCACGAGGTGACCCAGCAGGACGGCAAGTTCGTCAAGACCGAGGGCAGCGACTTCGAACTCGAGGCCGATCTGGTGTTGCTGGCGATGGGCTTTGTCGGCCCGGAGCACAAGGGCTTACTGACCGACCTGGGCGTCGAGTTGACCGACCGCGGCAACGTGGCGCGCAACAACAACTTCGAGTCAACGGTGCCGGGCGTGTTCGTTGCCGGAGACGCAGGTCGGGGGCAGTCCCTGATCGTCTGGGCGATCGCCGAGGGTCGGGCCGCGGCGGCCGGTGTGGACCGGTTCCTGATGGGCGAGACCGCCCTTCCGGCGCCGATTGTCCCCACTGCAGCACCGCAACGCTAG
- a CDS encoding RDD family protein translates to MTVPPPPGNYPPPPGEYPPPGNYPPPPPPSYGAGQPFPPGPGLPTDAYTPWLTRVLATLIDLAPYAVILGVGLGIEAATQETACVTDTSEYNIGTVCASGNSTLGVAAVIISALVGIVYVFWNYGYKQGTTGSSIGKSVLKFKVVSEATGQPIGFGMSIVRQIAHTLDGALCYVGYLFPLWDAKRQTFADKILNTICVPI, encoded by the coding sequence ATGACCGTCCCTCCGCCCCCAGGAAACTATCCGCCTCCTCCGGGTGAATACCCGCCGCCCGGGAACTACCCGCCCCCGCCGCCGCCGTCCTACGGCGCCGGCCAGCCGTTTCCGCCGGGTCCCGGCTTGCCCACCGACGCCTACACACCGTGGCTGACGCGGGTGCTCGCGACTCTCATCGACCTCGCGCCGTACGCCGTCATCCTCGGAGTCGGACTCGGAATCGAGGCGGCGACGCAGGAAACAGCTTGTGTCACAGATACTTCCGAGTACAACATCGGGACGGTCTGCGCGTCCGGCAACTCCACGCTGGGGGTGGCCGCCGTGATCATCTCCGCGCTCGTCGGCATCGTGTACGTGTTCTGGAACTACGGCTACAAACAGGGCACCACGGGCTCCAGCATCGGAAAGTCGGTGCTGAAGTTCAAGGTGGTCAGCGAGGCGACCGGTCAACCGATTGGATTCGGGATGTCGATCGTGCGCCAGATTGCCCACACCCTCGACGGGGCGCTCTGCTACGTCGGGTATCTGTTCCCGCTGTGGGATGCCAAGCGACAGACGTTCGCCGACAAGATCCTGAATACGATCTGCGTACCCATCTGA
- a CDS encoding MinD/ParA family ATP-binding protein: MTEQDDFLRDRQRSAPPSNPGQWPPRQAPQQQPAPPPAAPPATPPAQQSWNTVDFSAAEQTPRGPGPRYGWQRLVFKATFGLVNPGPSAIEKQDAANEATVAATLRGNYKVGVLGKGGVGKTTVAASVGSIFAELRRQDRVVAIDADTAFGRLGSRIDPRTHGSYWEIAADKNLRSFADVSSRVGSNSAGLYVLAGEPTAGPRRVLDAALYREATSRLDRHFTIAIIDCGSTMDAPVTQEALSDLDALIVVSSPWADGAGAAAQTMEWLAAHGRNGLLRRTVVVLNDSDGHSDKRHRSALASQFLERGQTVVEVPFDPHLRPGGVIDVRTELGRKTRRKFLEVSAAITGFFATRPEGQR; this comes from the coding sequence ATGACCGAGCAAGACGACTTCCTGCGCGATCGGCAACGGTCGGCGCCCCCGTCCAACCCCGGACAGTGGCCGCCCCGCCAGGCGCCCCAGCAGCAGCCCGCTCCCCCGCCTGCGGCACCGCCCGCCACACCACCGGCCCAGCAGTCCTGGAACACCGTCGACTTTTCGGCGGCCGAACAGACGCCGCGCGGGCCCGGTCCCAGGTACGGCTGGCAGCGACTCGTCTTCAAAGCGACGTTCGGGCTGGTCAACCCCGGTCCGTCCGCCATCGAGAAGCAAGACGCCGCCAACGAGGCCACCGTTGCCGCAACCCTGCGCGGCAATTACAAGGTCGGCGTGCTGGGGAAGGGCGGAGTCGGCAAGACGACCGTGGCCGCCAGCGTCGGCTCGATCTTCGCGGAACTCCGCCGCCAGGACCGCGTGGTCGCGATCGATGCCGACACCGCCTTCGGCCGCCTTGGCAGCCGGATCGACCCACGAACCCACGGCTCCTACTGGGAGATCGCGGCCGACAAGAACCTGCGCTCGTTCGCCGACGTCAGCAGCCGGGTCGGCAGCAACTCGGCGGGCCTGTACGTGCTGGCCGGCGAGCCGACCGCGGGGCCGCGCCGGGTGCTCGACGCCGCGCTGTACCGCGAGGCCACTTCACGGCTCGATCGGCACTTCACGATCGCGATCATCGACTGCGGCTCCACCATGGACGCACCGGTGACCCAGGAGGCACTCAGCGACCTCGACGCGCTGATCGTGGTCTCCTCGCCGTGGGCCGACGGCGCCGGGGCCGCGGCCCAGACGATGGAGTGGTTGGCCGCGCACGGCCGCAACGGGTTGCTCCGCCGGACCGTGGTCGTGCTCAACGACTCCGACGGCCACTCCGACAAGCGCCACCGCTCGGCGCTGGCCAGCCAGTTCCTCGAGCGCGGTCAGACCGTCGTCGAAGTGCCCTTCGACCCGCACCTGCGGCCCGGCGGCGTCATCGATGTCCGCACGGAGCTCGGGCGCAAGACGCGCCGCAAGTTCCTGGAAGTCTCCGCGGCGATCACCGGGTTCTTCGCGACCAGGCCGGAAGGTCAGCGCTAG
- a CDS encoding LLM class F420-dependent oxidoreductase: MRFAFKTSPQNTTWDRMLAVWQAADDIDVYESGWTFDHFYPIFSDSTGPCLEGWTTLTALAQATTRLRLGTLVTGIHYRHPAVLANMAAALDIISNGRLELGIGAGWNEEESGAYGIELGSIKERFDRFEEACAVLTSLLGNETTDFDGKFYRLKGARNEPKGPQRPHPPICIGGGGEKRTLRITAQYAQHWNFAGGTPAEFAHKRRVLAAHCADIGRDPSEIITSSHLRLEPDLNYAKVIDDASAMAAEGLDLGIVYIPPPHDPAVLEPLAEAIRDSGLLG; encoded by the coding sequence ATGCGATTCGCGTTCAAGACCTCACCCCAAAACACCACCTGGGATCGGATGCTGGCCGTCTGGCAGGCCGCCGACGACATCGACGTCTACGAGTCCGGGTGGACATTCGACCACTTCTACCCGATCTTCAGTGACAGTACCGGGCCGTGTCTCGAGGGCTGGACGACGCTCACCGCACTCGCCCAGGCGACCACCCGGCTGCGGCTGGGCACCCTGGTCACCGGCATCCACTACCGTCACCCCGCGGTGCTGGCGAATATGGCTGCGGCCCTTGACATCATCTCCAACGGCCGGTTGGAACTAGGCATCGGCGCCGGCTGGAACGAGGAGGAATCCGGCGCGTACGGCATCGAACTGGGCAGCATCAAGGAGCGCTTCGACCGGTTCGAGGAAGCCTGCGCGGTCCTGACCAGCCTGCTCGGCAACGAGACCACCGACTTCGACGGAAAGTTCTACCGGCTCAAGGGCGCCCGCAACGAGCCCAAGGGCCCGCAGCGACCGCACCCGCCGATCTGCATCGGCGGTGGCGGGGAGAAGCGCACCCTTCGGATCACCGCGCAGTACGCCCAGCATTGGAACTTCGCGGGCGGCACCCCCGCCGAATTCGCCCACAAGCGTCGCGTGCTCGCGGCGCACTGCGCCGACATCGGCCGCGACCCGAGCGAGATCATCACGTCGTCGCACCTGCGACTCGAGCCGGACCTGAATTACGCGAAGGTCATCGACGACGCCTCGGCGATGGCGGCCGAGGGCCTCGACCTGGGCATCGTCTACATCCCGCCCCCACACGACCCGGCGGTGCTGGAACCGCTGGCCGAGGCGATCCGGGATTCGGGCCTGCTCGGCTGA